The Listeria welshimeri serovar 6b str. SLCC5334 genome has a window encoding:
- the gtcA gene encoding cell wall teichoic acid glycosylation protein GtcA — protein MSRVRQLLDKLPWYTDSMHSILMYLIMGGFTTLINIVTFWLCTDLLNWDYRIANTIAWVASVLFAYFSNKKYVFESYTPTWKEKAREVSSFFGFRFLTYIVDFLVMILLISGLEINELWAKIWTNIIVLVLNYVFSKWIIFKVRK, from the coding sequence ATGAGTAGAGTTAGGCAATTGTTAGACAAGTTACCATGGTATACAGATAGTATGCATAGTATTCTTATGTATTTAATTATGGGTGGATTTACAACTCTTATTAATATTGTAACCTTTTGGCTATGTACTGATTTATTAAATTGGGATTACCGGATTGCGAATACAATTGCATGGGTAGCATCTGTATTATTCGCTTATTTTTCCAATAAGAAATATGTGTTTGAGAGTTATACTCCCACTTGGAAGGAAAAAGCAAGAGAAGTTTCTTCATTCTTTGGTTTTAGATTTCTAACTTATATTGTTGATTTCTTAGTAATGATATTATTAATTAGTGGATTAGAAATAAATGAATTATGGGCAAAAATATGGACTAATATTATAGTATTAGTATTAAACTATGTTTTTAGTAAGTGGATTATTTTTAAAGTTAGAAAATAA
- a CDS encoding glycosyltransferase family 2 protein — MKLITISVPAYNEQESIIKLYETVVNVMDSIKDKYTFELLFINDGSKDNTLEIVKQLHKEDKRVGFVDLSRNYGKEIAMAAGFDYAKGDAVITMDADLQHPPELITQMVELWELGYEDVYARRNKRPGESWVKKITSKYYYKTLQKVTKTPVLPDTGDFRLLDRRCVDAIKKLKETQRYTKGLYNWIGFKKVEVTFDAAPRHAGETKWNYRALINLALEGITSYTTLPLRLSTVAGFTISLGTFVYLIYILIKTLIMGSNSSGFPTLMITILFLGGIQLTSIGIIGEYLGRIFNEVKKRPLYFVEEYNGEKEDVK, encoded by the coding sequence ATGAAACTAATTACAATATCTGTTCCGGCATACAATGAGCAAGAATCAATTATTAAATTATATGAAACTGTTGTTAATGTTATGGACTCTATCAAAGACAAATATACCTTTGAGCTATTATTTATCAATGATGGTAGTAAAGATAATACATTAGAAATAGTGAAACAGTTACATAAAGAAGATAAGCGAGTAGGGTTTGTAGACCTATCAAGAAATTACGGGAAAGAGATAGCAATGGCTGCCGGGTTCGACTATGCAAAAGGTGATGCTGTCATTACAATGGATGCTGATTTACAACATCCGCCAGAGTTAATTACTCAAATGGTTGAACTCTGGGAATTAGGTTATGAGGATGTTTATGCAAGAAGGAACAAACGCCCTGGAGAAAGTTGGGTGAAGAAAATAACATCGAAATATTATTATAAAACTTTACAAAAAGTGACTAAAACGCCAGTTCTTCCAGATACCGGCGATTTTCGATTGCTTGATAGACGGTGTGTAGATGCTATTAAAAAACTAAAAGAAACGCAACGTTATACAAAGGGACTTTATAATTGGATTGGTTTTAAAAAAGTAGAAGTTACTTTTGATGCTGCACCTAGACATGCAGGTGAAACTAAATGGAATTATCGAGCTTTAATCAATTTGGCTCTTGAAGGAATTACTTCCTATACTACATTACCTCTTCGATTATCAACTGTAGCAGGATTTACCATATCGCTTGGAACCTTTGTTTATTTGATTTATATATTAATAAAAACTTTGATAATGGGATCTAATTCGAGCGGGTTTCCAACATTAATGATAACTATATTATTTTTAGGTGGGATTCAACTAACTAGTATAGGAATTATTGGTGAATATTTAGGAAGAATTTTTAATGAAGTAAAAAAACGTCCGCTTTATTTTGTAGAAGAATATAATGGAGAGAAAGAAGATGTCAAATGA
- a CDS encoding type B 50S ribosomal protein L31, which yields MKTGIHPEYRQVVFVDTSTDFKFLSGSTKSSSETIKWEDGNEYPLLRVEISSDSHPFYTGKQKHATADGRVDRFNKKYGLKDANAAK from the coding sequence ATGAAAACTGGAATTCATCCTGAGTACCGTCAAGTGGTATTTGTTGATACTAGTACTGATTTCAAATTTTTGTCAGGTTCTACTAAGAGCTCAAGCGAAACAATTAAATGGGAAGATGGCAACGAGTATCCGTTACTACGTGTCGAAATCTCTTCTGATTCGCATCCGTTCTATACTGGTAAACAAAAACATGCGACTGCAGACGGCCGTGTGGACCGCTTCAACAAAAAATATGGTCTCAAAGACGCAAACGCTGCGAAATAA
- a CDS encoding DUF6056 family protein, with the protein MINSMKKDSFKIGIFSLVIFLFYLYLSYCTPLTHDDWTWGIEHGMNRFYDGFKDYNGRYFGNFCELIITRIDWFRILIMGVFGAAIVVLPLLIVKTTKLTIAFLSLLLMLSVSSDMFSSTFAWAAGFANYNTATICILVYLLIVKNIFYEKRPSYSMWLIIFAIPLGIGSQLFVEHATIYNIFTGSFVIIYSFMKFRKIFYFHVTYLISAFIGAIIMFSNGAYVRIFTGADNYRTIDTDMGFFEKIYSIFSSNMYKYLIMNNIFLNFVLAMFCIFLLVKIGTNLVTWKIWVKNIFMVILLIYPFYQPIVVDRMQLSIFSDVAKNSEFEAWLSLLFYLTILFTIILFFKKSSLKVELSFYLISAVFVASPLFFVTPFGSRCFIISYVFFVLFILRLFVYLVDEKIIDLKPLTIPIVTLALCLLVAYSIIFTQIKISDNDRMNSIYKQVSDGKKVVTVKPLKNNKFLWHSELIIPSGQADNFKIYFNLPKDIELKNAPE; encoded by the coding sequence ATGATAAACAGCATGAAAAAAGATAGCTTTAAAATTGGTATTTTTAGTTTGGTGATTTTTTTATTTTACTTGTATTTGTCTTATTGCACGCCTTTGACTCATGATGATTGGACTTGGGGAATTGAGCATGGAATGAATCGGTTTTACGATGGATTTAAAGATTATAATGGACGTTATTTCGGAAACTTTTGTGAATTAATTATCACTAGAATTGACTGGTTCCGAATATTAATTATGGGCGTATTCGGAGCTGCAATTGTCGTGCTACCTCTTTTGATAGTTAAAACAACAAAGTTAACTATTGCTTTTTTAAGCTTGTTGTTAATGTTGAGTGTATCAAGTGATATGTTTTCTTCTACATTTGCTTGGGCAGCTGGTTTTGCCAACTATAACACTGCAACAATTTGTATATTAGTGTATTTATTAATTGTGAAGAATATTTTTTATGAAAAGAGACCTAGTTATTCTATGTGGTTAATAATTTTTGCTATACCATTAGGAATAGGATCTCAATTATTTGTTGAACATGCTACAATTTATAATATATTTACTGGTAGTTTTGTTATAATTTATAGCTTTATGAAATTCAGAAAGATTTTTTATTTTCATGTTACTTATCTCATTTCAGCTTTTATTGGAGCTATAATAATGTTTTCAAATGGTGCTTATGTAAGAATATTTACTGGTGCTGATAATTACCGAACAATTGATACTGATATGGGTTTTTTTGAAAAAATCTATTCTATTTTTTCGAGTAATATGTATAAATATTTAATTATGAATAATATATTTTTGAACTTTGTATTAGCTATGTTTTGTATTTTTTTATTAGTAAAAATAGGAACTAATTTGGTAACATGGAAAATATGGGTCAAAAATATTTTTATGGTTATATTATTAATTTATCCTTTTTACCAACCGATTGTTGTAGATAGAATGCAACTAAGTATTTTTAGTGATGTAGCCAAAAATTCTGAGTTTGAAGCTTGGTTATCATTATTATTTTATCTAACTATTCTTTTTACAATTATACTTTTCTTTAAAAAGAGTTCTTTAAAAGTGGAATTAAGTTTTTATCTTATATCTGCTGTGTTTGTGGCTAGTCCACTTTTCTTTGTAACACCTTTTGGGTCAAGATGTTTTATTATTTCTTATGTATTTTTTGTGTTATTTATTTTACGACTATTTGTTTATTTAGTGGATGAAAAAATTATTGATTTAAAACCACTTACTATTCCAATTGTCACTTTAGCTCTTTGTTTATTAGTTGCTTATAGTATTATTTTCACCCAAATAAAAATTTCGGATAACGATAGAATGAATAGTATTTATAAACAGGTAAGTGATGGTAAAAAAGTTGTAACTGTAAAACCTCTAAAAAATAATAAGTTTCTGTGGCATAGTGAATTGATTATTCCGAGTGGGCAAGCGGATAATTTCAAAATTTATTTCAATTTGCCAAAAGATATTGAGCTAAAAAATGCTCCAGAATAA